The Kogia breviceps isolate mKogBre1 chromosome 4, mKogBre1 haplotype 1, whole genome shotgun sequence genome window below encodes:
- the GPR150 gene encoding probable G-protein coupled receptor 150, translating to MEDPFSHSTPAPAPNLSVPISLAWGLNLTSGQGAPVPGPPPPPPPPPSGPPSRRVRLVFLGVILVVTVAGNATVLCRLCGGGGPWAGPKRRKMDFLLVQLALADLYACGGTALSQLAWELLGEPRRAAGDLACRFVHLLRASGHSASAHLVALIALERQRAVRRPQDPPLPARALAALGWLLALLLALPPAFVVRGGAPSQPPAAPPAARAWPGERRCRDIFAPLPRWHLRVYALYEAVAGFVAPVAVMGIAGSRLLCAWRQRPPQPTSAAAPRSASPGQAPAPNALPRAKVQSLKMSLVLALLFVGCELPYFAARLAATWSSGPVGDWEAEDLAVALRLLGVANSALNPFVYLFFQAGDCQLRRRWRRRLGAVCCPREGVAEDDEGAQGHQALHRHRWPHPHYHHARREQPEEGYLRPPPPRPWSRPCSCESVF from the coding sequence ATGGAGGATCCCTTCAGCCACTCAACTCCGGCGCCGGCACCCAACCTCTCCGTACCCATCTCGCTGGCCTGGGGTCTCAACCTGACTTCCGGACAGGGAGCCCCAGTcccggggccgccgccgccgccgccgccgccgccgtccgggCCGCCCAGCCGCCGCGTCCGCCTGGTCTTTCTGGGGGTCATCCTGGTGGTGACGGTGGCCGGCAACGCTACGGTGCTGTGCCGCCTGTGCGGGGGCGGCGGGCCCTGGGCAGGTCCCAAGCGTCGCAAGATGGACTTCCTGCTGGTGCAGCTGGCCTTGGCCGACCTGTATGCGTGCGGGGGCACCGCGCTGTCGCAGCTGGCCTGGGAGCTGCTAGGCGAGCCGCGCAGGGCCGCAGGCGACCTGGCGTGCCGCTTCGTGCATCTGCTACGGGCATCCGGCCACAGCGCGTCGGCCCACCTCGTGGCGCTCATTGCCCTCGAACGCCAGCGCGCCGTGCGCCGTCCACAGGACCCGCCGCTGCCCGCGCGCGCCCTCGCCGCCCTGGGCTGGCTGCTGGCGCTGCTGCTGGCGCTGCCCCCGGCCTTCGTGGTGCGCGGGGGCGCCCCCTCGCAGCCGCCCGCCGCGCCCCCAGCCGCCCGCGCCTGGCCGGGGGAGCGTCGCTGCCGCGACATCTTCGCGCCGCTACCGCGCTGGCACCTGAGGGTCTACGCGCTCTATGAGGCCGTCGCAGGCTTCGTGGCGCCGGTCGCCGTTATGGGCATCGCTGGCAGCCGCCTGCTCTGCGCCTGGCGGCAGCGCCCACCCCAGCCCACATCGGCCGCGGCGCCCAGGTCGGCCAGTCCCGGCCAAGCCCCCGCGCCCAACGCGCTGCCCCGCGCCAAGGTCCAGAGCCTGAAGATGAGCCTGGTGCTGGCGCTGCTGTTCGTGGGGTGCGAGCTGCCCTACTTCGCTGCCCGGCTGGCGGCCACGTGGTCGTCTGGGCCGGTGGGAGACTGGGAGGCCGAGGACTTAGCGGTGGCGCTGCGCCTCCTGGGGGTGGCCAACAGCGCTCTCAATCCCTTCGTCTACCTCTTCTTCCAGGCAGGCGACTGTCAGCTCCGGCGGCGCTGGCGGAGGCGCCTGGGTGCAGTGTGCTGCCCTCGGGAGGGAGTCGCGGAGGACGACGAGGGCGCCCAGGGCCACCAGGCGCTCCACCGCCACCGCTGGCCCCACCCACATTATCACCACGCTCGGCGGGAGCAGCCGGAGGAGGGTTACTTGCGCCCACCCCCGCCGCGTCCCTGGTCGCGGCCCTGCTCCTGCGAAAGCGTCTTCTAG